One segment of Thermodesulfobacteriota bacterium DNA contains the following:
- a CDS encoding class I SAM-dependent methyltransferase codes for MVRFHHHQLKSDPLDENAVRTFQTQWNIYRKLVDNNYLSHREAYGTLHIILSDKINYPFSIIDLACGDAHNTVECLGGTKVNHYIGIDLSEAALELAEQAVDRLNCRVELEEADFVNFEEVLDQPVDVIWIGLSLHHLSVADKARFMAKARNALNNGGLFLIYEPTGLEDEDRLGYVKRFEQINEKLWTALAPEEWDAIIKHVSDCDIPETVSTWVKLGREAGFIHCQEMFRDPTGLYSLFQYQKGD; via the coding sequence ATGGTTCGATTTCATCATCACCAGTTAAAATCCGACCCGTTGGATGAAAACGCAGTCAGGACGTTTCAGACCCAATGGAATATCTATAGAAAGCTCGTGGATAACAACTATTTATCGCATCGGGAAGCATACGGTACCTTACACATCATTCTTAGCGATAAGATTAATTATCCTTTCAGCATTATAGACTTAGCCTGCGGCGACGCTCATAATACGGTTGAATGTCTTGGCGGGACGAAAGTGAATCATTACATCGGTATCGATTTATCCGAGGCGGCTCTGGAATTAGCCGAGCAGGCGGTTGATCGCTTGAACTGTAGAGTGGAATTGGAGGAGGCAGACTTTGTAAATTTTGAGGAGGTGCTTGACCAACCGGTTGATGTAATATGGATAGGCCTTTCCCTTCATCATCTTAGCGTTGCGGACAAGGCCAGGTTTATGGCTAAAGCAAGGAACGCCCTCAATAACGGAGGTCTCTTCCTGATCTATGAGCCTACTGGCTTGGAAGATGAAGATCGTCTTGGATATGTCAAACGGTTTGAGCAGATAAACGAAAAACTCTGGACTGCTCTAGCTCCGGAAGAGTGGGACGCTATTATAAAGCACGTGAGCGATTGTGATATTCCGGAGACTGTTTCTACCTGGGTTAAACTGGGACGGGAAGCAGGATTCATTCATTGCCAGGAGATGTTTCGCGACCCCACCGGTCTTTATTCGCTATTTCAATACCAAAAGGGTGATTAA
- a CDS encoding HD domain-containing protein — protein sequence MNKKLILRKTERYVRDKLGKEGTGHDWWHTHRVRNTALFIAKREGGDLFIVELGALLHDIADYKFHRGNSKVGPWMASEWLRSLGADEETISHIGHIIREVSFKGSGVKSRMRTLEGKIIQDADRLDAIGAIGIARAFAYGGYRGKQLIYDPNGRVKKHSSFYQYKRRPAASTIHHFYEKLLLLKDLMNTETGRKLAQRRHAFMEKYLKQFFNEWEGKK from the coding sequence AGGAAGGAACTGGCCACGACTGGTGGCATACTCACCGGGTGAGAAATACCGCCCTCTTCATAGCAAAGCGTGAGGGTGGAGATTTATTCATTGTGGAACTGGGAGCTCTCCTTCATGATATAGCCGATTACAAGTTTCACCGTGGCAATTCAAAAGTTGGTCCTTGGATGGCCTCGGAATGGCTTAGGTCTCTCGGTGCAGACGAGGAAACAATTAGCCACATCGGGCATATCATTAGGGAGGTCTCGTTTAAGGGGTCAGGAGTTAAATCCAGGATGCGAACGCTTGAGGGAAAAATCATTCAAGATGCGGACAGGCTTGATGCGATTGGCGCTATAGGGATTGCAAGGGCATTTGCCTATGGCGGATACAGGGGGAAACAATTGATATATGACCCCAATGGACGGGTCAAGAAACACTCAAGCTTCTACCAGTACAAACGCAGACCGGCTGCTTCCACTATCCATCATTTCTACGAGAAACTCCTTCTGTTAAAAGACCTTATGAATACCGAAACCGGAAGGAAACTAGCCCAGCGGCGTCATGCGTTCATGGAGAAGTACTTAAAGCAATTCTTTAATGAATGGGAGGGAAAGAAATAA